Proteins from one Comamonas flocculans genomic window:
- a CDS encoding type IV pilin protein, which produces MRYPSRLRGFTLIELMIVVAIVGILGAIAYPSYAEYVRRGHRSDARAALLQAAQWLERAATANGVYPTTLPSNLTWSGDAAKRYTISFKGTPTNAAFTLIAKRKDPGPQKDDRCGDYTLTNTGVQGNDNLNSGATTVECWGK; this is translated from the coding sequence ATGCGATACCCGTCAAGACTTCGAGGATTTACTCTGATCGAGTTGATGATCGTCGTGGCGATCGTCGGCATCCTGGGGGCAATCGCCTATCCGAGCTACGCCGAATATGTGCGGCGCGGACACCGCTCCGATGCTCGCGCCGCGCTACTGCAGGCGGCCCAATGGCTGGAGCGTGCTGCAACAGCCAATGGTGTTTATCCAACGACGTTGCCCAGCAATCTGACATGGTCGGGCGACGCTGCAAAGCGCTACACCATCAGTTTCAAAGGCACTCCCACGAATGCAGCCTTCACCTTGATTGCCAAACGAAAAGATCCAGGCCCGCAAAAGGATGATCGCTGTGGCGACTACACCTTGACCAATACTGGCGTCCAGGGCAACGACAACCTCAACAGTGGGGCAACCACCGTGG